The Moorena producens PAL-8-15-08-1 genomic interval TAAATTTATAGTTAAAAACCCACGAAACGCTTACTGTGTAAGGGTTATGAGGCTATTTAACCATAAATTTTTCCAATATAGCTGCCTCTTCCTCCTGCTCCGTTCGCGTAGCGTGGCCAACGGCCTCAGTCCCTGCTCCGTTCGCGTAGCGTGGCCAACGGCCTCAGTCCCTTTGGCAAAGTGTTAATTTAGCATAACAAGTACGGAAGAGCCAAGTTTATAAGAATTAAGAATTAAGAATTAAGAATTAAGAATTAAGAATTAAGAATTAAGAATTAAGAATTAAAGGACTTTAAAGCAATGACGAATGACTAACAACTAACGACTATTATATGACTTCTTCTACTAGAGATTCTAGCATTATCAATCGGTTTGATGGGGCTTGGCATAGACTAAAACTTCTGGTCACGAGTGAGACCTTTCTGTATGTAGTTAAGCGACTGTTGCAGGGTCTTTTGACCTTGCTGTTGGCATCTGCTCTAAGTTTTGCCATTATTCAGCTTGCACCAGGAGATTTTCTGGATACCCTCAGGCAAAATCCCAAAATTTCTCCGGAACGAATCGAGGAACTCAAGGAGCAATTTGGTTTAGATCAGCCAGCAATTATTCAGTATTGGCGTTGGCTAGTAAGAGTTGTGACCAAGTTTGACTTTGGTACTAGTTTCGCTTACTTCCGTCCTGTGTCATCTTTGTTATTAGAGCGGATACCAGCCACCTTACTCTTAGCCGTAGCCTCAATCTTTATTACTTGGGCGATCGCTATTCCTCTCGGTATCCTGGCTGCTGTTAATCAGAATCGAACCACTGACCGATTCCTGCAAGTCATTAGCTACACAGGTCAGGGTTTCCCCAGCCTAATCACTGCTCTGTTGCTGCTCATACTCGCCCAGAATCTTTCCCCCTTATTTCCTGTCGGTAGTATGACCAGTATCAATCATGATGATTTATCCGCCATTGGAAAGGTTTTGGATATTGGCTGGCATATGATTTTGCCAACTATTGCTCTATCCATTACTAGTTTTGCAGGTCTACAGCGAATTACTAGGGGTGAATTGCTGGATGTGCTACGGCAAGACTACATTCAGACCGCTCGTGCTAAG includes:
- a CDS encoding ABC transporter permease → MTSSTRDSSIINRFDGAWHRLKLLVTSETFLYVVKRLLQGLLTLLLASALSFAIIQLAPGDFLDTLRQNPKISPERIEELKEQFGLDQPAIIQYWRWLVRVVTKFDFGTSFAYFRPVSSLLLERIPATLLLAVASIFITWAIAIPLGILAAVNQNRTTDRFLQVISYTGQGFPSLITALLLLILAQNLSPLFPVGSMTSINHDDLSAIGKVLDIGWHMILPTIALSITSFAGLQRITRGELLDVLRQDYIQTARAKGLPENRVIYIHALRNAINPLITILGFEFASLLSGSFIAEIFFNWPGLGRLILQAVTAQDLYLVMGSLMMGATMLILGNLLADLLLKVVDPRIRLEDLK